In Terriglobia bacterium, the genomic window ATCGATCCGAAAGGGAATGAATTGCACTATAGTTATGCCTCGCCGGGAGCCATTGATTCGTACCGCCGCAACAAGAAGTTTGCGGATGGCACCGTCCTCGTCAAGGAGGTCTTCGGGACCGAACACGCCCCAGCTAACCCACCGGCAATGCTCATTGGGCGTCCAACATCAAAGTATGTTCCGGTTCAGCTGAAAGGTGAAAAAAGACTTGAAGAGCTTCGAAATCCATCCGATGAGGAATTTGGAGCGAGAGACTTGAAGAAAGAACGTCGAAACTGGAGCGCGGAAGAAAAGACTAAATTACTGCGCCGGCACCTGGTCGAAAAGGTTCCGATCTCGAAGATCTGTGAGGAGGCGCAGCTGGCGCCAAGCCTGTTTCATTACTGGCAGGAGCGGCTATTCGTAAATGCCGCGCTGGCCCTGGAAGGCAAGCGTCCGGAACGAAGCCATGACCAGCAGCGCATCGAAAAGCTGGAAAGCAAAATGCGGCAGAAGGACGAAGTTCTGGCCGAATTAATGGCGGAGCATGTCGCATTAAAAAAAGAGTTTGGGGAACTCTGAACGGTTGCTGGGTCGAGCCGGATGTCCGCGACCAGGTCGTCGACTTTCTTCGGAAATGGTCGAACAAGACCGGCTTGGCTATCGACTGTTTGT contains:
- a CDS encoding cytochrome P460 family protein, translating into MYFRMAGAIVLVALGIQSRINAQSKPVFDGFKVVDKNGNISKPEDYRDIFQMIGAYAVIDPKGNELHYSYASPGAIDSYRRNKKFADGTVLVKEVFGTEHAPANPPAMLIGRPTSKYVPVQLKGEKRLEELRNPSDEEFGARDLKKERRNWSAEEKTKLLRRHLVEKVPISKICEEAQLAPSLFHYWQERLFVNAALALEGKRPERSHDQQRIEKLESKMRQKDEVLAELMAEHVALKKEFGEL